In Camelina sativa cultivar DH55 chromosome 17, Cs, whole genome shotgun sequence, the genomic stretch TGCCATCTACCATAGTTTACATTAAGCTAGTTGACCCCAGACTAAGTATATTACATTGCAGTCACTACCGCCCAAACAGGTTAAAGTGAGGATTAAGAAACTCATTCTAGATTGACAGCTTAGTATAGTATTCAGGCATGTAGAAAAAGTGATAAAATGGCAAATAGAAAACCTGTGCTGCCTTAGGTGAACTTAAATTGGTTTGGCTCTCTTCAAATAGAGAGGTGTAGTAAGCTGGATCGTAGATAGAACCACCCAAGATCTCTTCAGCACCAGAACATTGTCTAGCTATAGCAGGAGTCGGTGGATTCAAGAAGCTATTTCGTAAATCCGAATCCGTTTCACGAGGAAGTGAAGTGTCGACGATAGAAGCCCCCAGTCTATAAATCTGAAACCATAAGAGAGAGGACGACAGCCTCACAAAGAAGCCAATCATTTCCATGGCCATAGTCAGTTTCactgaaaatatgaaaaaggtTCCATACGCCTCAGCTGAAATGCTCCTGCATCAACCATACCAtgatcaaaatcaattgaagcAAAAGCTTAAGTGCAGATTTAGAAGAGTTAGTAAGAGCAATCAAATTACCAAATCTCTTGGGTGAAGAGTATGAACCAAGAgatatcaagaagaagagcgcaGAAGAGAAGAACGGCGTAGGTGCG encodes the following:
- the LOC104758835 gene encoding uncharacterized protein LOC104758835, with the translated sequence MMLCASLRDRIQPWLRDYVRLQSLAVFLIYAQIGCALIGSLGALYNGVLLINLAIALFALVAIESNSQSLGRTYAVLLFCALLLDISWFILFTQEIWSISAEAYGTFFIFSVKLTMAMEMIGFFVRLSSSLLWFQIYRLGASIVDTSLPRETDSDLRNSFLNPPTPAIARQCSGAEEILGGSIYDPAYYTSLFEESQTNLSSPKAAQVNHYSAGNSGSPSAGEASHFKSPMSRSLHSIDEEKGLKQPEEKGLKQTGMASI